ATCGCCGGTCAGGTAGCGCACCACCACATTCGTATCAATCGCGATCATGACGCCGCCGCGCTTCGGCCAGCACGGCCGCGTCCATCTCTTCAACCGATTTCGGATCGCCGCGATGGGGCAGCAGGGCGAAAACGTCTTCGGGCTTTGTTGCGGCAAAGGCCGGCGCGCGTTTCAGAAGTACCCCCTCTGCCGTCTCTTCGACGATCAGCCGGGTGCCGACCTCCCAGTCCCGCCGCTGCCGGATGGCCTTGGGCAGAATGATCTGGCCTTTGGTCGAAAGAGTGGTGGTCGTGGCAGGTGGCCGCGGCATGAGCAAAGCTCCAATGTAAGACAAAGGTAAGATAACAGTTCCCCCCCTTCCTTTCAAGCATGCCGGACAGGGCCAGTTCCACCCTCCGGAGCGCGGGCGAAGGGGATATCACTGCTCTCGAAACCCCGGGCGAGACCCGGCGATTGAGCGCGTGCCGACCAAAGCAGGTACCGGCCGGGCAGCGAGCGCTCTCGCCCGCCTTACGAATCGCGGCTTTGACCCGACAGCCAGCGGCTGCGGCAATGCTACAAGATATTGATACAGGTCGGGATGACGAACCGGGCTGTTTTCGTTACATTTCGGCCACATGACTGCCGGGCGGCGCAATTTATCCACAAGCTGGCCCGGGAAGGCGCTACCAGGTGTAGAATTTTCTTGCGCGACGCCCGTTCCTGGCGCATTTCTTTCTGTAGCGCAGAAATGCAAGAATTTCGGTTTTTTGCGCTACAGACATTATGAGCATCCCTGTAGAAGGGGCAGAGCGCAGAGAAACTGCGCCGCACAGGACAAATGAGGGCTGCATGACAGCAGAGCGTGTATTCGCAGAGCTCCAGGGCGATGCAGCAACCTTGCACGATTCCATCCGCCAGCATCTGGAGCGCAATTTTGCGCCGGATGCACGGAAATATCTGCGCAGCTTTTCTTCGGGGGAAGCCGCCGATTTTCTTGGCCTCGCGCCCGGACATCTGCGCAAGCTGCATGCCGAAGACAAGATCCCCGATGTGGCACAGGACGAACGCGGCCGCAGGCTTTACACCGCCGAAGATCTCGGGCTGATCCGCCTGGCTCTGGCGCGCACCACCCGCGACCCCTCGCTTTACCTGCGCGGCCGGGTCGGGCAGGAGCCCTTGCAGATCCTGTCCTGCGTGTCCTTCAAGGGCGGGTCGGCCAAGACGACTTCGGCTGCCTATCTCAGCCAGTGGTTCGCACTGCATGGCTACCGGGTGCTGGTGATCGACATGGACCCCCAGGCCTCGCTGTCCTCGATGACCGGCCTGCGCCCCGAGATCGATTTCTCGCATCAGGGCACGATCTATGACGCGATCCGCTATACCGACCCACTGCCGATGGAAGAGGTCATTCGCAAAACCTATTTCCACGGGCTCGACATCGCGGCGGGCGGGCTGATCCTGTCGGAATATGAGACCGAGACCCCCTATGCGCTGCGCCAGGGTTCCGAGCCGCCGTTCTATCTGCGGCTGCGGGAGGCGATCCGGTCGGTCGAGGCGAATTACGACATCGTCTTCATTGACTGCCCGCCGCAGCTGGGCTTTCTGACGCTTTCATCGCTGGTGGCCTCGTCTTCGATCCTGATCCCGGTGGTGCCGAATTTCATCGATGTGGCCTCGCTCGCGCAGTTCCTGACCATGGCGGCATCGCTCCTGGACACGATCCGGGACGCGGGCATGACGCTGGATTACGATTTCCTGCGCTACCTGGTGTCGCGGTTCGAACCCTCGGACGGGCCGCAGGCCCAGGTCGCCGGGCTTTTGCGCGCGAATTTCGGGAAACGGGTGATGACCGAGACTTTCCTGAAATCCACCGCCATCTCTGATGCCGGGCTGACGCATCAGACCCTGTTCGAGGTCGGGCGCGGCAGCATGAACCGCAATACCTATGACCGCGCGATGGAATCCGTGAATGCGGTCGCGCGCGAGCTGGAGCAAGACATCCACAGAGCCTGGGGAAGGAACTGACATGGCCCGCAAAAACATGTTCGAAGGCATCTCCCCTGCCCCGCGCCCAGCCGGCGTGGCTGAGCCCGCGAAGATGCCCGAGGTCTTTCAGGCCAGCGGCCCGATTGCAGCGATCCGCAATGATCTGCGCAGCATCGGCAGCCGCTCGGTCCAGGAGATTGATCCGGCCCAGATCGAAGATACCGGCCTCAGGGACCGGCTTGGCGATCTGGGCGACGACATCGCCGAGCTGCGCGAGAGCATTGCGAAACACGGGCAGCAGGTGCCGATCCTGCTGCGTCCGCATCCAAAGCTCAGCGGGCGCTATCAGGTGGTCTATGGCCGGCGCCGTCTGGCGGCGATCCGCGGTCTTGACCTGCCGGTCAAGGCGCTGATCCGCACGCTGTCGGATGAAGAGGCGGTGCTGGCTCAGGGCCAGGAAAACAATCTCCGCAAAGACCCGTCTTTCATCGAAAAGGCGCTGTTTGCCGGCGATCTTGAAGAGGCCGGCTATGAGGCCCGCGTGATCCAGGACGCGCTGAATGTCAGTC
Above is a genomic segment from Rhodobacter sp. 24-YEA-8 containing:
- the repA gene encoding plasmid partitioning protein RepA; translated protein: MTAERVFAELQGDAATLHDSIRQHLERNFAPDARKYLRSFSSGEAADFLGLAPGHLRKLHAEDKIPDVAQDERGRRLYTAEDLGLIRLALARTTRDPSLYLRGRVGQEPLQILSCVSFKGGSAKTTSAAYLSQWFALHGYRVLVIDMDPQASLSSMTGLRPEIDFSHQGTIYDAIRYTDPLPMEEVIRKTYFHGLDIAAGGLILSEYETETPYALRQGSEPPFYLRLREAIRSVEANYDIVFIDCPPQLGFLTLSSLVASSSILIPVVPNFIDVASLAQFLTMAASLLDTIRDAGMTLDYDFLRYLVSRFEPSDGPQAQVAGLLRANFGKRVMTETFLKSTAISDAGLTHQTLFEVGRGSMNRNTYDRAMESVNAVARELEQDIHRAWGRN
- the repB gene encoding plasmid partitioning protein RepB; amino-acid sequence: MARKNMFEGISPAPRPAGVAEPAKMPEVFQASGPIAAIRNDLRSIGSRSVQEIDPAQIEDTGLRDRLGDLGDDIAELRESIAKHGQQVPILLRPHPKLSGRYQVVYGRRRLAAIRGLDLPVKALIRTLSDEEAVLAQGQENNLRKDPSFIEKALFAGDLEEAGYEARVIQDALNVSRSHTSHMRKVREALPREVIERIGAAPSVGWKRWYDLALRVIEGQIAADSVHPAPFAPELTSDQRFEAWVRAIPTTARPEKAAAADSAATILARDGTELGSVRLQKARMSFEATAGNAGFAAWLHDEAQDLLPRLYEEFLAARAKRS
- a CDS encoding AbrB/MazE/SpoVT family DNA-binding domain-containing protein translates to MPRPPATTTTLSTKGQIILPKAIRQRRDWEVGTRLIVEETAEGVLLKRAPAFAATKPEDVFALLPHRGDPKSVEEMDAAVLAEARRRHDRD